In a genomic window of Quercus lobata isolate SW786 chromosome 4, ValleyOak3.0 Primary Assembly, whole genome shotgun sequence:
- the LOC115983258 gene encoding putative disease resistance RPP13-like protein 1: MQTLLLSNCSRLSELPEEIEKLTNLRHLDVRRSTQITKLPPNFGKLKNLQMLTNFLVGEPNGQSSKISELGGLSCLRGELSISRLENVDNEEQASKADLKSKNYLCKLEFSWNTTNTSYDRALKVLENLEPHTNLEKLTIKKYSGSKFPNWLSEVNFPNMVILELTNCSFCGSLPSLGNLSSLQQLYISEMNRLELVNFGSHGDDGSGNLPFRSLKVLSFIRLPSWTTLTCDSEFPSLQELTIRDCEKLMGKFPDDAYLPCLQDLKLVNCPKFSIFSGEGMLIDSFRQMHILETLSEQLCRLTSLEELQITSLSISLLSNIPILGNGLSGLTSLKELHIRNCKMPAELPNLQSLVITDCKELEEWSLYRMELPTCSETTNGCGGEKEFSKESWLPDTLTSLCINIRPRKQCGSHGMESLTDFEITGKYNEEWSFPEEGIPLRISSIPVLEKLVKRFQHLTSLKRLEIKCSMSIQA; this comes from the coding sequence ATGCAAACGCTATTGTTGTCAAATTGTTCTCGTCTCAGTGAGCTGCcagaagaaattgaaaaacttaCTAATTTACGCCATCTGGATGTGAGAAGAAGTACGCAAATAACAAAGTTGCCAcctaattttggaaaattaaagaATCTCCAAATGTTGACTAATTTTTTGGTGGGCGAACCCAATGGTCAATCATCAAAGATCAGTGAATTGGGCGGGCTTTCATGTCTTCGTGGTGAGCTTTCCATCTCAAGGTTGGAGAATGTAGACAATGAAGAACAAGCTTCAAAGGCAGACTTGAAAAGTAAGAATTATCTTTGTAAGTTAGAATTCAGTTGGAATACTACTAATACTAGTTATGATCGTGCACTGAAGGTTCTCGAGAATCTGGAGCCTCATACAAATTTGGAGAAGCTTACCATTAAAAAATACAGTGGTAGTAAATTTCCCAATTGGTTAAGTGAGGTCAATTTCCCTAACATGGTGATCTTAGAACTAACCAATTGCAGCTTTTGTGGGTCCTTGCCATCGCTGGGGAACTTATCTTCTCTTCAACAGCTCTATATCAGTGAGATGAACAGATTAGAATTGGTGAATTTTGGATCTCATGGGGATGATGGCTCTGGAAATTTACCATTCAGATCTCTGAAAGTTTTGTCCTTTATAAGGTTGCCAAGTTGGACGACTTTGACTTGCGATTCAGAATTCCCTTCCCTACAAGAGCTTACTATAAGAGATTGTGAAAAATTGATGGGCAAGTTTCCCGACGATGCCTATCTACCATGTCTCCAAGACTTGAAATTAGTTAATTGTCCgaaattttctatattttcagGAGAGGGGATGCTGATCGATAGTTTCAGACAAATGCATATCTTAGAAACTCTGAGTGAACAGCTTTGCCGCCTCACCTCCCTAGAAGAGCTTCAGATCACATCTCTTAGTATCAGCTTACTTTCAAATATCCCAATTTTGGGCAATGGGCTTTCTGGTCTCACCTCACTCAAAGAGCTTCATATTCGCAACTGCAAGATGCCGGCAGAGCTCCCCAACCTACAATCTTTAGTTATCACTGATTGCAAAGAATTGGAGGAATGGAGTTTGTATAGAATGGAGTTGCCAACTTGTTCTGAGACCACAAATGGATGTGGTGGGGAAAAGGAGTTTTCAAAAGAGAGCTGGCTGCCTGACACTCTCACTTCTCTTTGTATCAATATCAGGCCTAGAAAGCAATGTGGTTCACATGGAATGGAGTCACTGACTGATTTTGAGATTACAGGTAAATATAATGAGGAGTGGTCGTTTCCTGAAGAGGGGATTCCTCTTCGTATCAGCAGCATTCCAGTTCTCGAAAAATTGGTCAAACGGTTTCAGCACCTCACCTCGCTCAAAAGGCTGGAGATCAAGTGCAGTATGTCGATTCAAGCATAG
- the LOC115984605 gene encoding putative disease resistance RPP13-like protein 1, whose translation MVLTTFGSLASALSGLLKVVDSGPFKEFFAGDKDLIDKLKIELLTADAVLSDAEEKQITNPKVKEWLNELKHAAYDADDLLDKATTAYLKLKKKIEANYIKGKAKATSEEFKKRISVLVPFYAGVIDGLRKILERLQNLATRRDLLHLKGSARVKPPPRCQTTSLLDESAVFGRDKDKEELMACLLGGTAQESGIPVIAIVGIPGVGKTTLAQLLYNDSRVEEHFSGGRAWVHVSEELDVFKVTRTIFESVDSKNCHVTDLNVLQVSLKTTLSGKRFLLVLDDIWNENFFDWDLLSAPLKAGACGSRIIVTTRNQGVASIMRAITTHHLPQLSDECCQKLFEKYAFGTSNPDDHPDLKSIGHDIAKKCQGLPLAAKTLGALLYSKLEAKQWCRILNSKIWDLPNDKNSILPALRLSYNHLHPHLKQCFAYCSIFSKGHKFEKEKLILMWMAEGFLQQPNGEETIEEIGEKYFLELLSRSFFQASTHKKPYYLMHDLVIDLAQFVSGEFCFKLQENQDHKQIPEKARHLAWLMNGLDVDKKFEALLDAKDNYAA comes from the exons ATGGTCCTGACTACGTTCGGATCGTTGGCATCGGCACTCTCGGGACTACTAAAAGTTGTGGATAGTGGCCCGTTCAAAGAATTCTTTGCAGGTGATAAGGATCTCATTGACAAGCTAAAGATAGAGCTGCTGACTGCTGACGCAGTTCTCAGCGATGCAGAGGAGAAGCAGATCACGAATCCAAAGGTGAAAGAGTGGCTCAACGAACTCAAACATGCTGCTTACGATGCTGACGATCTGCTGGACAAAGCCACCACTGCCTATTTGAAACTCAAGAAGAAAATTGAAGCTAATTATATCAAGGGCAAAGCTAAGGCTACGTCAGAAGAGTTCAAGAAGCGAATCTCTGTTTTAGTTCCATTTTATGCTGGTGTAATAGACGGACTCAGAAAGATACTTGAAAGACTACAAAATTTAGCAACGCGGAGAGATCTTCTCCATCTCAAGGGAAGTGCAAGGGTGAAACCACCACCCAGGTGCCAGACTACTTCTTTGCTAGACGAATCTGCAGTGTTTGGTAGAGACAAAGATAAAGAGGAACTAATGGCGTGTTTGCTTGGTGGTACTGCACAGGAAAGCGGAATCCCTGTAATTGCAATAGTCGGGATTCCCGGAGTTGGGAAGACTACGCTGGCTCAGCTTTTGTATAATGACTCCAGGGTCGAGGAACATTTTAGTGGAGGCAGGGCTTGGGTTCATGTTTCAGAAGAACTTGATGTTTTTAAAGTAACAAGAACAATTTTTGAGTCGGTCGATTCAAAGAACTGTCATGTCACAGACCTGAATGTTCTTCAAGTCAGTCTAAAGACGACATTGAGCGGAAAAAGATTTCTGCTTGTCTTAGATGACATTTGGAACGAGAATTTCTTTGATTGGGATTTATTGTCAGCTCCCTTAAAAGCTGGAGCATGCGGGAGTAGAATTATTGTGACTACTCGTAATCAAGGCGTTGCATCAATCATGCGGGCTATTACTACTCATCATCTACCACAATTGTCAGATGAATGCTGCCAGaagttatttgaaaaatatgcaTTCGGGACTAGCAATCCTGATGATCATCCAGATTTAAAAAGTATTGGTCATGATATTGCAAAGAAGTGCCAAGGCTTACCTCTAGCTGCAAAAACACTGGGGGCCCTCTTGTACTCGAAATTAGAAGCTAAGCAATGGTGTAGAATACTAAATAGCAAGATATGGGATCTGCCTAATGATAAGAATAGCATACTTCCAGCATTAAGATTGAGCTATAATCATCTTCATCCACATCTCAAACAGTGCTTTGCTTATTGTTCGATATTTTCAAAGGGCCATAAGtttgaaaaagagaaattgaTTCTCATGTGGATGGCGGAAGGTTTCTTGCAGCAGCCAAATGGTGAGGAGACAATTGAAGAAATCGGAGAAAAGTACTTTCTTGAACTATTGTCAAGATCATTTTTTCAAGCATCAACTCACAAAAAACCATACTATTTAATGCATGACCTTGTCATTGATTTAGCTCAATTTGTATCTGGAGAATTTTGTTTCAAGCTTCAGGAGAATCAGGACCACAAGCAAATTCCAGAAAAGGCTCGGCATTTAGCATGGTTGATGAATGGGCTTGATGTCGACAAGAAGTTCGAGGCCCTTCTTGATGCAAA GGATAATTACGCTGCCTGA